The Larus michahellis chromosome 12, bLarMic1.1, whole genome shotgun sequence genome contains a region encoding:
- the RPS21 gene encoding small ribosomal subunit protein eS21, with protein sequence MQNDAGEFVDLYVPRKCSASNRIIGAKDHASIQINISEVDKVTGRVNGQFKTYAICGAIRRMGESDDSILRLAKNDGIVSKNF encoded by the exons ATGCAGAACGACGCCGGGGAGTTCGTGGACCTCTACGTCCCTCGGAAATG CTCCGCCAGCAACCGAATAATTGGTGCTAAGGATCATGCTTCTATTCAGATAAATATTTCTGAG GTTGACAAGGTAACAGGCAGAGTAAATGGCCAGTTCAAAACATACGCCATTTGTGGAGCAATTCGTAGAATG ggtgaaTCAGATGACTCCATTCTGCGTCTGGCAAAAAATGATGGAATTGTTTCCAA GAACTTCTAA
- the CABLES2 gene encoding CDK5 and ABL1 enzyme substrate 2 isoform X2 yields the protein MAAATACGSPPPRPPRDPPPRKRGDSRRRQAALFFLNNISLDGRPPCPPAEKPPPAEAAGEEEEAVAAAAEPAGAPPRLLSPPPACPPPPALLLPGVPPLAAGAKGEADPTRGGIFLPPLLLGGPLCPPPPPPPALPGMLAAAKPGAPGLLSPTQSAAGGGSALEAQRQRTKHISGSPRHKSLKKMHFIKNMRQYDTKNSRIVLICAKRTLCVAFSILPYGEGLRISDLKMEGQKQRHPSGGVSVSTEMVLGLEGVELGADGKVVSYAKFLYPTNALVVRKADSHSAVPLCRASASRSLPGSRYKPVTAKTIPAGTDIGSEAVEAAEYDPDLLDDPQWPCGKHKRVLIFASYMTTVIEYVKPSDLKKDMNETFREKFPHIKLTLSKIRSLKREMRNLSEECNLEPVTVSMAYVYFEKLVLQGKLNKQNRKLCAGACVLLAAKISSDLRKHEVKHLIDKLEERFRFNRRDLIGFEFTVLVALELALYLPENQVLPHYRRLTQQS from the exons ATGGCCGCGGCCACGGCGTgcggctccccgcctccccgcccgccccgcgacCCGCCGCCGCGCAAGCGGGGCGACTCCCGGCGGCGGCAGGCCGCCCTCTTCTTCCTCAACAACATCTCCCTGGACggccgcccgccctgcccgcccgccgaGAAACCGCCGCCCGCcgaggcggcgggggaggaggaggaggcggtggcagcggcggcgGAACCGGCCGGAGCGCCCCCCCGGCTGctgtccccgccgcccgcctgcccgccgccgcccgcgctgcTGCTGCCCGGCGTCCCCCCGCTTGCCGCCGGAGCCAAGGGGGAGGCGGACCCCACCCGCGGGGGCATCTtcctgccgccgctgctgctgggcGGCCCgctctgcccgccgcccccgccgccccccgccctgccgGGGATGCTGGCGGCCGCCAAACCGGGGGCCCCGGGGCTGCTCAGCCCCACGCagagcgcggcgggcggcggctccgcgctgGAGGCGCAGCGGCAGAG aacCAAGCATATATCCGGGTCTCCAAGACACAAAAGTTTGAAGAAGATGCACTTCATCAAGAACATGAGGCAGTATGACACCAAGAACAGCAG GATAGTGTTAATCTGTGCTAAACGAACActgtgtgtggctttttctaTCCTACCTTACGGGGAGGGTTTACGGATCAG TGATCTAAAAATGGAAGGACAGAAGCAACGACATCCTTCTGGGGGAGTTTCAGTCTCCACTGAGATGGTACTTGGCCTGGAAGGAGTAGAGCTGGGTGCTGATGGCAAG GTTGTGTCCTATGCAAAATTCTTGTATCCGACCAATGCTCTAGTTGTTCGCAAAGCCGACAGCCATAGTGCTGTTCCCTTATGTCGAGCTAGTGCTTCTCGGAGTCTTCCTGGATCAAGATATAAACCTGTGACAGCAAAAACGATACCGGCAGGAACAGACATCG GAAGTGAAGCTGTGGAAGCCGCAGAGTATGATCCAGATCTCCTGGATGATCCTCAGTGGCCCTGTGGAAAACATAAACGTGTTCTCATCTTTGCCTCTTACATG ACTACAGTCATAGAATACGTGAAGCCCTCGGACCTTAAAAAGGATATGAATGAAACCTTCAGAGAGAAGTTTCCTCATATCAAGTTGACACTGAGCAAAATTAGGAG TTTAAAGAGAGAGATGCGGAACCTGAGTGAAGAGTGCAATCTGGAGCCAGTTACTGTCTCCATGGCTTATGTTTACTTTGAGAAGCTCGTCCTCCAAGGCAAACTCAACAAACAGAACCGCAAACTGTGTGCTGGTGCTTGCGTTCTGCTTGCAGCCAAGATCAGCAGTGACCTCAGGAAACATGAAGTTAAACACCTTATAGAC AAACTAGAAGAGAGATTCAGATTCAACAGAAGAGATCTCATCGGTTTTGAATTCACCGTCCTTGTAGCTTTGGAACTGGCTCTCTATCTTCCTGAAAACCAAGTTTTACCTCATTACAGACGGCTCACACAACAGTCTTAA
- the CABLES2 gene encoding CDK5 and ABL1 enzyme substrate 2 isoform X1, with the protein MAAATACGSPPPRPPRDPPPRKRGDSRRRQAALFFLNNISLDGRPPCPPAEKPPPAEAAGEEEEAVAAAAEPAGAPPRLLSPPPACPPPPALLLPGVPPLAAGAKGEADPTRGGIFLPPLLLGGPLCPPPPPPPALPGMLAAAKPGAPGLLSPTQSAAGGGSALEAQRQRRRFISQRCSLDFLEDIVEYASVRRTKHISGSPRHKSLKKMHFIKNMRQYDTKNSRIVLICAKRTLCVAFSILPYGEGLRISDLKMEGQKQRHPSGGVSVSTEMVLGLEGVELGADGKVVSYAKFLYPTNALVVRKADSHSAVPLCRASASRSLPGSRYKPVTAKTIPAGTDIGSEAVEAAEYDPDLLDDPQWPCGKHKRVLIFASYMTTVIEYVKPSDLKKDMNETFREKFPHIKLTLSKIRSLKREMRNLSEECNLEPVTVSMAYVYFEKLVLQGKLNKQNRKLCAGACVLLAAKISSDLRKHEVKHLIDKLEERFRFNRRDLIGFEFTVLVALELALYLPENQVLPHYRRLTQQS; encoded by the exons ATGGCCGCGGCCACGGCGTgcggctccccgcctccccgcccgccccgcgacCCGCCGCCGCGCAAGCGGGGCGACTCCCGGCGGCGGCAGGCCGCCCTCTTCTTCCTCAACAACATCTCCCTGGACggccgcccgccctgcccgcccgccgaGAAACCGCCGCCCGCcgaggcggcgggggaggaggaggaggcggtggcagcggcggcgGAACCGGCCGGAGCGCCCCCCCGGCTGctgtccccgccgcccgcctgcccgccgccgcccgcgctgcTGCTGCCCGGCGTCCCCCCGCTTGCCGCCGGAGCCAAGGGGGAGGCGGACCCCACCCGCGGGGGCATCTtcctgccgccgctgctgctgggcGGCCCgctctgcccgccgcccccgccgccccccgccctgccgGGGATGCTGGCGGCCGCCAAACCGGGGGCCCCGGGGCTGCTCAGCCCCACGCagagcgcggcgggcggcggctccgcgctgGAGGCGCAGCGGCAGAG AAGGCGTTTTATCTCCCAGCGCTGCTCTCTAGACTTTTTAGAAGACATAGTGGAATATGCCAGTGTACGAAG aacCAAGCATATATCCGGGTCTCCAAGACACAAAAGTTTGAAGAAGATGCACTTCATCAAGAACATGAGGCAGTATGACACCAAGAACAGCAG GATAGTGTTAATCTGTGCTAAACGAACActgtgtgtggctttttctaTCCTACCTTACGGGGAGGGTTTACGGATCAG TGATCTAAAAATGGAAGGACAGAAGCAACGACATCCTTCTGGGGGAGTTTCAGTCTCCACTGAGATGGTACTTGGCCTGGAAGGAGTAGAGCTGGGTGCTGATGGCAAG GTTGTGTCCTATGCAAAATTCTTGTATCCGACCAATGCTCTAGTTGTTCGCAAAGCCGACAGCCATAGTGCTGTTCCCTTATGTCGAGCTAGTGCTTCTCGGAGTCTTCCTGGATCAAGATATAAACCTGTGACAGCAAAAACGATACCGGCAGGAACAGACATCG GAAGTGAAGCTGTGGAAGCCGCAGAGTATGATCCAGATCTCCTGGATGATCCTCAGTGGCCCTGTGGAAAACATAAACGTGTTCTCATCTTTGCCTCTTACATG ACTACAGTCATAGAATACGTGAAGCCCTCGGACCTTAAAAAGGATATGAATGAAACCTTCAGAGAGAAGTTTCCTCATATCAAGTTGACACTGAGCAAAATTAGGAG TTTAAAGAGAGAGATGCGGAACCTGAGTGAAGAGTGCAATCTGGAGCCAGTTACTGTCTCCATGGCTTATGTTTACTTTGAGAAGCTCGTCCTCCAAGGCAAACTCAACAAACAGAACCGCAAACTGTGTGCTGGTGCTTGCGTTCTGCTTGCAGCCAAGATCAGCAGTGACCTCAGGAAACATGAAGTTAAACACCTTATAGAC AAACTAGAAGAGAGATTCAGATTCAACAGAAGAGATCTCATCGGTTTTGAATTCACCGTCCTTGTAGCTTTGGAACTGGCTCTCTATCTTCCTGAAAACCAAGTTTTACCTCATTACAGACGGCTCACACAACAGTCTTAA